ATGTTTGTACTGAGTGGCTAACCGAGTACTTTTACCGTGGCTTGAGCCGTTCTCTGTCGTTTGTTCTCTctaccaccactaccactacTAGTACCACCAGATATTCTTCTCGACTCGTTAGTATACCATCACGGTCGTGCATAACACTCGATTACTTTTAACTCGCTCCACTGCCGAGCCCGCCATACTGGATTCTTTCCTGGACTATACCACACTCGCGAGCATCCTGGGCCTCTGTATCATCGACATGGGAAAGAACAAGCAAAGCAAGGGCCCCGACAACGTCACAGCCAACGGGAAAAGCAACGGCGAGATCAACACCAACGTACCGTCCGAAGCCACGCCGGGCATCACCAACTTGAACGGCAACGCTCCTTCCACCAACGGGCGGGGCGCTTCCTCAATGGGAGGAGAAGACAACACGAGGTCCAGGGATTCTGGATTCAAGGAGCCGCCTAGTCCTACCCGTACAGTTAGATGGCCTGATTTCCAGAGTAgcgatttggaagttatgGTGAGTGCCTCGCACGGAACGGGTCGTGTCCATTGAGCTTCGTGGGCTAAGTGGCAATAATATTAGGTGGCGGGGACGACTGTGTTCCGATTGCATCAAGAAATCATGGCGGCCCATTCCAAGTTCTTTCAAGAACAGTTGCAACTGACGATCGATAGCCAGGGGCTTGTGATTGCACCTCGGTCAAAGGACGTTCCTGTGATCGTACTACGAGATATATGCGTCGATGCATTTGTGAATGTCTTGTCGCTTGTTTATCCTCCGTAAGTTCCTCACCTGCGATCACGGGCTCACTATGTATTCTGACATGATCTCGATTCCAAGACCCGGAGTAGACTCGCGTCTGAAATTCACCACTCTTCAAGCAGAAGAATTACTACAGACGGCACATGCACTCGGATGCCCGGGGTCATCCGATCCGCAATCGACATACTAATACAAGACCCAAATACAACCCCATTTTACTCTACCAAATCGCCAAGAGGTACATGCTCGGACTACAACTCCAAGCTTTCGGAGGCTTGTACCGCACTCGTCCCTGAGCGACGACGAAGGACTAGCGCTCGGGGCAGCGCCGACGGCCCAAATCGCTCGGTTGAGAGAGTACTGGCGCGCCGGATATTCGCGCGCTTCGAGCCGTGCGGTCAGAGGTGTCAACGGCCGGGAGCCAAACCGCATCGCGCGGGCGACGAGTCCGAGCTCGTCCAGTGGAGCGGGTACAAGTCGTCCGAGTCTGCGGGGGCCCGCCCGGAATTGGGGAGGTGTCAACAGGTTATTCTCGAGGCTCTCAAGGCGGTGTTTAATGTCGATGGGCCCAAGAGTGATTTTGATGAGCATGTGATCCAGGCGGAAGCTTCGGTCATGTGGAATTTGACCGAGTGGCTACGTTAGGAAAGTTGCGAGGAGGGATGTCCGTTGTGCCAGGGATGTATGGCTAGTATTGATCGGGCGGTTAGGGTGTATTGCCAGAAGGCTGAGATGGATGTTCGCATTGAGAGGGAGGTTGGAGCTAGCCCAGAGTCTGGAGAGCAAGTTTTTTTCGATTGCTAATATTATCTTGTTTAATTTTTTTGTATTTCTTTTTTGGATACTTTCGAATTAAAGTAAAATTGAATCTTGTTATCGGGGCGGTGACAAAGGGTTTCGGTTACGAGAGCAGGAGCAAGTAGCCGAGGCCAAGGCGAGTGATCCCAGGTGAGTATGGAATCCGGCAAACAGAAAGCGGGAACCAGCAGATCCAGATATCAAGAGGCAAACAGCGTTATGAGCCAAACCAGGAAAGATAAATTTCGCTAATCGTTCATTCCAGTATCAATAAACAACGGACAATAAGTCGTTTGCCTACTAATATAAGATCAGTGACTCGCGGATGACTCACGAATTAATCAGGAATTGGCCAGTCTTAGTTGGATCACTCTGAAATCAATGAGAAAAATAGATATTGACAACCAATTAAAAACATTAATCTGCTGCCAACTTGGGAGTTACCaatggagcagggttctttcGACGATGGCTACCAAAGACTATTAGTACAAACGCCAAACCAATGTCAATGAATAGAGCTCACTCCCAAATCCTGTACAATTGGGTGACACCCGACGCTCCGACAAAAAAGTTGACCTGATCGAACCGATGTACATCAATCAGGGCATATCGTAATAGAATAAGCACGATATACATACCGCCGCAAGCGAGTAGTTAACGGGAGTAATAACGAGTGAGTATCGGACCCAGATGAATCCAGTAGCAGCAAGAGCTAAATGACATAATAAATAACAGAATAACAGCTTGTACAATAACCCTCGACCACTTACCGACGTTTTGCGATACGGATAGCTTGTCTGGAGGACGGCTCAAGTCCTTCAGGCCAGCAGCGACCAGACACCACTTCATGAGAGGCGCCCAAAAGAATACTGTTTTGGGACCTATAGTACCCAAAGTAAGCTAAATATTGCGTGTAAATGCAAGTCAGTCAGTCTACGCGCCTGCTGGATGATTCATGaatttttggaattttgttgCCGTGACGGCGCTTGCTTGTCCAGACATGGCTTTGAGAGTGGTGATTGACTAGGCCAACAGATGAGTTTATTAAACGTGCAACAGCGCGCCGAGGGCGAGGGGAGGGAAGGAGAAGAGTGACGAGACCAAAAGTCTGGGGCATATGGTTACGTaactttggcgcttagttCGATCACCCCAGACTTGCACTGCGGACCACCACCGACCATGATTCCTAGGTTTTCGCTCCTTTTTATTGCTCTGACGCCCCTATGTAATGCACTCTCGATCCCTAAAATCTCGTCAAAAATTGAACTTGATATTCGTCATGACAACTTGGGCTTGCAACTGCAACAACCGACTGACAAACATCCTCACCCTCTGGTATTATGGCACGGACTAGGCGACTCGGCACATGTGGGTCTGAAGCGCCTAACTGTTCAAACCAACTCTCACAAATAAGCTCTCTTAGTCTTCAGGAATGACTGAATTTGCCGAGCTTATCAAGCAAGTTCATCCTGGTATCTACATTCACTCTATTTCCTTGTCAGACGACCAGAGCGCGGACCAGAAAGCTGGATGGGTAAGAACCTATCATCATGCTACAACGAATCATGTCTAACGTCTTGCCTCTCCCAGTTTGGAGATGTAAACGCCCAGGTAGACATTGTTGCCACGGAGCTATCCACTATTCCCGAGCTCAAGAACGGGTTCGACGCCATTGGATTCTCAAGGTGAATCCATCGTTTTTTTCGTCTACTGAAACACGAGTCTGACACTCGTGATCTTCTCGTTAGGCGGCCAGTTTCTCCGTGCCTATGTTGAACGGTACAACAACCCGCCCATTCGCTCGCTATTAACTTTTGGATCACAACATATGGGAATAAGCGATCTCCCGGGATGTAAACCGGGTGACTTTTTATGTTGGCTTGCCCGGTCCGTACCTTCGCCCCTCCCCTCTTCTCCTACCGTTAGACACACACACCCTGACCATCGCTCTACGAATCGCAGAACACAGCTCTCCGCGGAATGTACTCCAACTACGCCCAATCCCACCTCGTGCAAGCACAGTACTTTAGAGACCCACGCAGCGCGCACGATTTACAATCCTATCTCACCGCCAACACCTTTCTCGCCGACATCAATGCCGAAATTCCGGATACGGACCAAGCGCTGTACAAGCGCAACCTGGTCAGTCTCGACGCGCTCGTTTTGGTCTTGTTTAGCGAGGACAAGACGGTTGTTCCCAAGGAGAGCGGGTGGTTTGGGAGTTATAGGCCTGTTAATTTGAGTGAGCCTGATGCGGTGAGTCGGTCGAGTGCGTTTTCTGGGTAGTCTGTTGATTGACTGTTATTATTATTTTGGTCACGTTTTAGATGGGTGATGAAGATATGGTTTCGATGCATCAACAGCCGATATACAAAGACGACCGTATTGGCTTGAGAACCCTCGACGAGGCCGGAAAGATTCATTTTACGACATGTGAAGGTCCCCATATGAGGATCTCGGACGACTGCTGGAAGCCCCTTGTTCTCAAATTTTGTGGTGACAGGCGAGGAGAAAAGGGCCAGCAGAACACATCCGATTTATTGGTCCAATAAACAAGAGGTCAAGGATCCCCCTGTCGGCGATTTGTCGCAATAGACAATTTTTTATTTCCTGTGTAATCTACTTGCTGGTGTACACGTATCGAAACAGACAGTGATATGGAGCTTTGTCGATGTGGATAACAGCACAAACCGTGATTAGAGAAAATGCTCAAGAATACTGTTTTATGTACCGAGGTGTGAAGCAAACTTGTACCTAACTGATGCGACGAACGTGGCTTGCAGGATTCAACACTGTAAAGTCAGCATGTCTATGCCCCAAAGTCCTCAGCAACTTTGCCAACTCTAGTTCCTTCGACAAACGAACTCACATGTATGCCCGATTGACGTCTTCGAGGCATTCCAACGCAACCTAACCATCCAACTTCAAGCTTCTGACAGTCTAACACAGACAAACGTTTACTCACCTGAATAGCCTCGGACACATTATGCACTTCCTCAAATGACGTTTGTTTGGGGAACTGGACGTCGGCCTCGCAGATGAGTTCTGTGCCTGCGTGGTACACTTCGAGATAGGATACTTGAGGGGTCGTGAATCGGGTGATGAGATAGAGCATTCTAATAAGCGAGTTCAACCCTTAGTATAGGTCGGGGAAGAACAAAAAATCGGCGCACCGTTGGTATTCGTCAGGGTCAGCGGCCCGACCACTCAATCTACCAATAAAACATTAGCCTGTGAAAGGGCCGGCCGCGCGTGCCAACTTACTGTCTGAAGTTGAGCATTAGTGTTTCGGTCCACTCAATAATAACTATTCAAGTATTAGTGCATTAATCTTATGGAAAGTTCACACTCACTATACAGGGAGAGAATGATACCACCCAAAGGATCTAGCCAAGGCAAGTTCGTCGCACCTGCGAGACCCTACCAAATAGTGAGTACATGTGGTAGAACCAAGCAATGTATGCTTACCGGAAAAATCACCGAGAATGTCGTAAAGAATACATCGTCTGACACATATGACGGGTTAGAGATAGAAGTTGAGTAGTATGCGAGAGATAATACTTTTGTTATCCTATCTCAACTAATCAGCGCAGAATTAGCTAGATAGGAAGAACAAACCTGTGCCAGAGCTTGTACACCGTTCGACTTGATTTGCGCCGAGAGTAGCCATCTGTGTGATTTAAGAGGATTGGTATGGCTATGACCCTTCTTACTGACGCTTTTACTTACGCGACTGTTTTAGTAGCAATCGTAACAACCATGATGGCGATTGTTGTTTTATCAAGAGAAAATTCTTCCCTGGATCCGCTAAGAAGTCGTTTGCAACCTTCCACGCCTGTGACAAAgtttaatatatcactgggTGTAGGTGCTCGGGGTACTAACCAACTTGAAGAAACATGGCAATCATAAAAACTAGAGATTACGGAAATTAGATTACCAGGTAGTTGTGGAGATCAAGAACACCGACGAACCAGAGAATATGACGACTCCCAATGGCTCCATTCTTTGTTTCCCGGTTGCTTTGGAAGAATGAGGGATGGTAATACGAAATTTGTATATAGGTGCACATACGATACTGCGGATCGCCCAATTTCAGCACCAGGTGTCTCGATCAATTGAAATACGAACCTTCTTCCTCCCTTGATCTCCCTTCCTTTTAGAACTAGAGATAACGCTGGACACACGCTGCATGAGCCATTGACGTAAAAATGAGCGCATTCAGCTCACTATGTAGTCCATATGACGATTACGGTACTCAAAAAGTCCTCGAAGCTTATGAGCACACACATCAACTACGGGTTCCGAAAGTACACACCATAAAGCTGTCGACAAACGAAGCCCAAATCGAGACGGACCCCGAAAGTAGCACAGCAACACCCTTGCCTAAAAATAGATTGGTGTTGATAACGGTCAGTCCGAAGGCCGACAACCTGTGAGAAATCTGTTTCTACCTGACAACAGCACAACGTTCAATGCGAAATTTAGATTGATTGCCAATTGAACCAGTCTGCGAAGGTGGGAGGAAGTGGTGTGCATGATGCAAAGAGAAATCTGGTAGAAATGGCATACCGTTCCTTGTCTTTCTCGCGCTTGAAATTGAGTTTTCGGGTGATAGCAGTCGTGTAGACTCGGAGGGATTCTCGAACGAGTATAAAACATGATGAACGAGTTCTCCAGAAAGTAATTGGTCGACTTCTTCAAATTTTGCCAGTGTCTGGTTTTGTTTCTCATAGAATTCCCTAACCTATGCAACAGCTTGCTCACACTCTTACATTACAGAACTATATAAAGAAAACACTCACAGCTTTGTTTTTATGCTTGCGAGTTCTTCATTGGACTTTGTGTACGTCTGCGACCAGGGAGGGTATGGGACTTCAAAGACGTCTTTCGTGCGATTTGCCTCGAGGTCTCCAAGCAT
This genomic interval from Rhizoctonia solani chromosome 11, complete sequence contains the following:
- a CDS encoding mitochondrial pyruvate carrier 1 produces the protein MKWCLVAAGLKDLSRPPDKLSVSQNVALAATGFIWVRYSLVITPVNYSLAAVNFFVGASGVTQLYRIWDHRRKNPAPLVTPKLAAD
- a CDS encoding palmitoyl-protein thioesterase, encoding MIPRFSLLFIALTPLCNALSIPKISSKIELDIRHDNLGLQLQQPTDKHPHPLVLWHGLGDSAHSSGMTEFAELIKQVHPGIYIHSISLSDDQSADQKAGWFGDVNAQVDIVATELSTIPELKNGFDAIGFSR
- a CDS encoding The BTB (BR-C, ttk and bab)/POZ (Pox virus and Zinc finger) domain — encoded protein: MGKNKQSKGPDNVTANGKSNGEINTNVPSEATPGITNLNGNAPSTNGRGASSMGGEDNTRSRDSGFKEPPSPTRTVRWPDFQSSDLEVMVAGTTVFRLHQEIMAAHSKFFQEQLQLTIDSQGLVIAPRSKDVPVIVLRDICVDAFVNVLSLVYPPLASEIHHSSSRRITTDGTCTRMPGVIRSAIDILIQDPNTTPFYSTKSPRGTCSDYNSKLSEACTALVPERRRRTSARGSADGPNRSVERVLARRIFARFEPCGQRCQRPGAKPHRAGDESELVQWSGYKSSESAGARPELGRCQQVILEALKAVFNVDGPKSDFDEHVIQAEASVMWNLTEWLR
- a CDS encoding palmitoyl-protein thioesterase → MYSNYAQSHLVQAQYFRDPRSAHDLQSYLTANTFLADINAEIPDTDQALYKRNLVSLDALVLVLFSEDKTVVPKESGWFGSYRPVNLSEPDAMGDEDMVSMHQQPIYKDDRIGLRTLDEAGKIHFTTCEGPHMRISDDCWKPLVLKFCGDRRGEKGQQNTSDLLVQ
- a CDS encoding NmrA-like family domain-containing protein 1, with protein sequence MAAIDTRPLVTVCGATGAQGSSVAQYLLRDGGYRVRVLTRNVDSEKSQALKQQGAEVFRCDLGEIDQVTAALDGAYAVFGLTNFWEHGEETEVRQGKNLADVAKTCRIEHFIWSSCPQIDDIGAPRHWVSKVWVENIFMRLGIAFFPVKRVSDDSLILDWFIHSDTHIPSFSVEELGAWFLVALKGPETWIGKQMKVCSDIINPRDCAAKLSDALEVKVGLKEVNADAFEASRPHVPDDAWLNFSKGVAVLLSGSVSIWASFVDSFMDFLSTVIVIWTTYVCPALSLVLKGREIKGGRSIVCAPIYKFRITIPHSSKATGKQRMEPLGVVIFSVFMIAMFLQVGVEGCKRLLSGSREEFSLDKTTIAIMVVTIATKTVAWLLSAQIKSNGVQALAQDNKNDVFFTTFSVIFPGLAGATNLPWLDPLGGIILSLYIIIEWTETLMLNFRQLSGRAADPDEYQRMLYLITRFTTPQVSYLEVYHAGTELICEADVQFPKQTSFEEVHNVSEAIQVALECLEDVNRAYIHADFTVLNPASHVRRIS